The Skermanella pratensis genome has a window encoding:
- a CDS encoding sensor histidine kinase, translating into MSDDTFDHERWIRRQSALAEFGRQALMVDDLDALLHEAVVLAAQGLQIKRAKVMELLPGGDKLLMRAGVGWRPNLEGKLVVDAGSRSSGGYTLKTGKPVIADDIEAESRFDVPQFLREHGIRSLINVIIQGRGDAFGVLEVDSDELRNFNQEDVDFLQSYANILAAAIERRSSNEALSRLAEERAVLLRELQHRVKNNLQIITSLLNMQIRRVGGGEVESQLRIIGSRVETLRVVHDSLFEAESVERIGLSRYLRTLCESLLAFHGARAEDITLDFTADEAEAAVDTTVPLGLLINEFIVNSLQHAFSGTGQEGGGRIALRLDRTAPDGARLTLSDDGPGFDRVKASRVGTGLQIMEVLASQLGGKLGWDQEAWRKNEGARLTLDLPVL; encoded by the coding sequence ATGAGCGATGACACCTTCGATCACGAGCGATGGATCCGCCGGCAGAGCGCCCTGGCCGAGTTCGGCCGGCAGGCGCTGATGGTGGACGACCTGGATGCCCTGCTGCACGAGGCGGTCGTGCTGGCGGCCCAGGGCCTGCAAATCAAGCGGGCAAAGGTCATGGAACTGCTGCCCGGCGGCGACAAGCTGCTGATGCGCGCCGGCGTCGGGTGGCGGCCCAACCTCGAGGGCAAGCTGGTGGTGGATGCCGGAAGCCGGTCGTCGGGCGGCTATACGCTGAAGACCGGCAAGCCCGTGATCGCCGACGACATCGAGGCGGAGTCGCGGTTCGACGTGCCGCAGTTCCTGCGCGAACACGGCATCCGAAGCCTGATCAACGTGATCATCCAGGGCCGGGGCGACGCTTTCGGCGTGCTGGAGGTGGACAGCGACGAGTTGCGGAACTTCAATCAGGAAGACGTGGATTTCCTGCAGAGCTACGCCAACATCCTGGCCGCGGCGATCGAGCGGCGCTCATCGAACGAGGCGCTGTCCCGGCTGGCGGAGGAGCGCGCGGTCCTGCTGCGGGAACTGCAGCACCGGGTCAAGAACAATCTCCAGATCATCACCAGCCTGCTCAACATGCAGATCCGCCGGGTCGGCGGCGGCGAGGTCGAGAGTCAACTCCGGATCATCGGTAGCCGCGTGGAAACCCTGCGGGTCGTCCACGACAGCCTGTTCGAGGCGGAGAGCGTCGAGCGGATCGGCCTGTCCCGCTACCTGCGGACCCTGTGCGAGAGCCTGCTGGCGTTCCACGGGGCAAGGGCCGAGGACATCACGCTCGACTTCACGGCCGACGAGGCCGAGGCCGCGGTCGACACCACGGTGCCCCTGGGGCTGCTGATCAACGAGTTCATCGTCAACAGTCTTCAGCACGCCTTCTCCGGCACCGGGCAGGAGGGGGGCGGCAGGATCGCCCTGCGGCTGGACCGGACGGCGCCCGACGGCGCCCGCCTGACGCTGAGCGACGACGGACCGGGCTTCGACCGGGTCAAGGCGTCGCGCGTCGGCACCGGGCTGCAGATCATGGAGGTCCTGGCGAGCCAGCTCGGCGGCAAGCTGGGATGGGATCAGGAAGCCTGGCGAAAGAACGAGGGCGCCCGGCTGACGCTGGACCTGCCGGTGCTCTGA
- a CDS encoding long-chain fatty acid--CoA ligase — translation MNSMRPDHPPRTDRDTYDRWATLPGMLFDQALRHGDRPLLISKRDGEWLRQSWEEVARDVRRAAAGLRGLGIGRGDRVAIVAENRPEWLVADFAIMSLGAITVPAYTTSTASDHLHTLTDSGARVVLVSTPALMRKVLPAILQVRGMRAVVCFDEDMPGMPDGAPEALGWAELLRRGAALEAEEAPVPEDLPAGRDDVACIIYTSGTGGTPKGVMLTHGNILSNCKSAYTLVEDVGLGEETFLSFLPLAHAYEHTCGQMFALTLGARIAYAESVEKLAGNLGEVKPTIMTAVPRLYEVLEARIRREVERAGGLRLALFRRTLELGARRYRRDGRLGPLDAAQDFALERLVRARIRERFGGRLKAFISGGAALAPETALFFQSLGIRILQGYGQTEASPLIACNRPSRIRHDTVGSPMPDVEVGIAGDGEILARGPMVMKGYWGDRDATDRTVVDGWLHTGDIGHLAPDGSLVLTDRKKDLIVTSGGDNVAPQRIENLLALEPCIGQVMVAGDGKPFLVALIVPDLQLARDWAKRHGKRDEPAELAEDADFRKHMGEAVERVNRSLSGIERVRKFAVVPEPFSVENAQLTPTLKIRRHEIRKRYGELLEKLY, via the coding sequence ATGAACAGCATGCGCCCCGATCACCCGCCGCGGACGGACCGCGATACCTATGACCGCTGGGCGACGCTGCCCGGGATGCTCTTCGACCAGGCGCTGCGCCACGGCGACCGGCCGCTGCTGATCTCCAAGCGGGACGGCGAGTGGCTCCGGCAAAGCTGGGAAGAAGTCGCGCGCGACGTCCGGCGGGCCGCGGCGGGCCTGCGCGGCCTGGGCATCGGGCGCGGCGACCGGGTCGCCATCGTCGCGGAGAACCGGCCGGAATGGCTGGTCGCCGACTTCGCGATCATGTCGCTGGGCGCCATCACCGTGCCGGCCTACACCACCAGCACCGCGTCCGACCATCTCCACACGCTGACCGACAGCGGCGCGCGGGTCGTGCTGGTCTCCACTCCGGCGCTGATGCGCAAGGTGCTGCCCGCCATCCTTCAGGTCCGCGGCATGCGGGCGGTGGTCTGCTTCGACGAGGACATGCCGGGCATGCCCGACGGGGCGCCCGAGGCGCTGGGCTGGGCGGAACTGCTGAGGCGCGGCGCCGCGCTGGAGGCGGAGGAGGCCCCGGTCCCGGAGGACCTGCCGGCCGGGCGCGACGACGTGGCCTGCATCATCTACACCTCCGGTACCGGCGGAACGCCCAAGGGCGTCATGCTGACCCACGGCAACATCCTGTCCAATTGCAAGTCGGCCTACACCCTGGTCGAGGATGTCGGGCTGGGGGAGGAGACCTTCCTGTCCTTCCTGCCCCTGGCCCACGCCTATGAGCATACCTGCGGCCAGATGTTCGCGCTGACCCTGGGCGCCCGGATCGCCTATGCGGAATCGGTCGAGAAGCTGGCCGGCAACCTGGGGGAGGTCAAGCCGACCATCATGACCGCCGTGCCGCGCCTTTACGAGGTGCTGGAAGCGCGCATCCGGCGGGAGGTCGAGCGGGCCGGCGGTTTGCGCCTCGCCCTGTTCCGCAGGACGCTGGAACTGGGGGCCAGGCGGTATCGCCGGGACGGGCGGCTGGGGCCGCTGGACGCGGCGCAGGACTTCGCGCTGGAGCGCCTGGTGCGCGCCCGCATCCGCGAGCGCTTCGGCGGGCGGCTGAAGGCGTTCATCTCGGGCGGGGCCGCCCTGGCGCCGGAGACGGCGCTGTTCTTCCAGTCGCTCGGCATCCGCATCCTTCAGGGGTACGGCCAGACCGAGGCGTCGCCGCTGATCGCCTGCAACCGGCCCAGCCGCATCCGCCACGACACGGTCGGTTCGCCGATGCCCGATGTGGAGGTCGGCATCGCCGGGGACGGCGAGATCCTGGCGCGCGGCCCCATGGTCATGAAGGGATACTGGGGCGACCGGGACGCGACCGACCGCACCGTCGTGGACGGCTGGCTGCACACCGGCGACATCGGCCACTTGGCCCCCGACGGGTCGCTGGTCCTGACCGACCGCAAGAAGGACCTGATCGTCACCAGCGGCGGCGACAACGTGGCGCCCCAGCGGATCGAGAACCTGCTGGCGCTGGAGCCCTGCATCGGCCAGGTCATGGTGGCGGGGGACGGAAAGCCGTTCCTGGTCGCCCTGATCGTGCCCGACCTCCAACTGGCGCGCGACTGGGCGAAGAGACACGGCAAGCGGGACGAACCGGCTGAGCTGGCGGAGGACGCCGATTTCCGGAAGCACATGGGCGAGGCGGTGGAGCGGGTCAACCGCAGCCTTTCCGGCATCGAACGCGTCCGCAAGTTCGCCGTCGTCCCGGAGCCGTTCAGCGTGGAGAACGCGCAGCTCACGCCGACCCTGAAGATCCGCCGACACGAGATCCGCAAGCGCTACGGCGAGTTGCTTGAGAAGCTGTATTGA
- a CDS encoding M3 family oligoendopeptidase, whose product MSQTATAEPLDNPEPGMPDLGELPTWDLGDLYPGQDSDALKADLDRMGKASKDFHKSYNGKLADLGGAQLGTAVAAYEEIDETLSRIMSYAHLVYAGDMNDPNVGKFFQGIQERVNGISTHLLFFTLELNRLDDAALAAKMKSPELAKYASWLRDIRVFRPHQLSDELERLLHEKYVVGRAAWNRLFDETIAGLRFTIGGRDMTCTEALNRLTDRSSERRREAAVEIGRVLDANIRTFALITNTLAKDKEIDDKWRNYPRPTSSRNKSNHVEDEVVDALVTAVKGAYPDLSHRYYALKAKWFGGDTLDYWDRNAPLPDDVDRLIPWNEARGIVLDAYGRFSPELAAVGRRFFDNAWIDAPVRPGKAPGAFAHPTVPSVHPYLLVNYQGKTRDVMTLAHELGHGVHQVLAGRQGHLMADTPLTLAETASVFGEMLTFRSLLDAETDPAAKKIMLASKVEDMLNTVVRQIAFFDFEQRLHTERREGELTAERIGEIWMDVQAESLGPALRFDEGYRTYWAYIPHFIHSPFYVYAYAFGDCLVNSLYAVYQDAADGFAERYLKMLSAGGTLRHQELLAPFGLNASDPAFWDKGLGVIRGFIDELERQDR is encoded by the coding sequence ATGAGCCAGACAGCGACCGCAGAGCCGCTCGACAATCCCGAACCGGGAATGCCCGACCTCGGCGAGCTGCCCACCTGGGACCTGGGCGACCTCTACCCGGGGCAGGACTCCGACGCGCTCAAGGCCGACCTGGACCGTATGGGAAAGGCGTCGAAGGACTTCCACAAGAGCTATAACGGCAAGCTGGCGGACCTCGGCGGCGCCCAGCTCGGGACGGCGGTAGCCGCCTACGAGGAGATCGACGAGACCTTGTCGCGCATCATGAGCTATGCGCACCTGGTCTATGCCGGCGACATGAACGATCCCAACGTTGGCAAGTTCTTCCAAGGCATCCAGGAGCGGGTCAACGGCATCTCGACCCACCTGCTGTTCTTCACGCTGGAGCTCAACCGGCTCGACGACGCGGCGCTGGCCGCCAAGATGAAGTCGCCGGAGCTGGCGAAATACGCGTCCTGGCTGCGCGACATCCGCGTGTTCCGCCCGCACCAGCTTTCCGACGAGCTGGAGCGGCTGCTCCACGAGAAATACGTGGTCGGCCGCGCCGCCTGGAACCGCCTGTTCGACGAGACGATCGCCGGCCTCCGCTTCACCATCGGCGGCCGGGATATGACCTGCACCGAGGCGCTGAACCGCCTGACCGACCGCTCGTCCGAACGCCGGCGCGAAGCGGCGGTGGAGATCGGCCGGGTACTCGACGCCAATATCCGCACCTTCGCGCTGATCACCAACACGCTGGCCAAGGACAAGGAGATCGACGACAAGTGGCGCAACTATCCGCGCCCGACCTCCTCCCGCAACAAGTCCAACCATGTCGAGGACGAGGTGGTGGACGCGCTGGTCACCGCCGTCAAGGGTGCCTACCCGGACCTGTCGCACCGCTACTACGCCCTGAAGGCCAAGTGGTTCGGCGGCGACACGCTGGACTATTGGGACCGCAACGCGCCGCTGCCGGACGACGTGGACCGGCTGATCCCGTGGAACGAGGCGCGCGGCATCGTGCTGGACGCCTATGGCCGCTTCTCGCCGGAGCTGGCCGCCGTCGGCCGCCGCTTCTTCGACAATGCCTGGATCGACGCGCCGGTCCGGCCGGGCAAGGCGCCGGGCGCCTTCGCCCACCCGACGGTGCCGAGCGTCCATCCGTACCTGCTGGTCAACTACCAGGGCAAGACCCGCGACGTGATGACCCTGGCCCACGAGCTGGGCCACGGCGTCCACCAGGTGCTGGCCGGCCGCCAGGGCCACCTGATGGCCGACACGCCGCTGACCCTGGCCGAGACCGCGTCGGTGTTCGGCGAGATGCTGACCTTCCGCTCGCTGCTCGACGCGGAGACCGACCCGGCCGCCAAGAAGATCATGCTGGCCTCCAAGGTGGAGGACATGCTGAACACGGTGGTCCGGCAGATCGCCTTCTTCGACTTCGAGCAGCGGCTCCACACCGAGCGGCGCGAGGGCGAGCTGACGGCCGAGCGGATCGGCGAGATCTGGATGGACGTGCAGGCCGAAAGCCTCGGCCCGGCGCTTCGCTTCGACGAGGGATACCGGACCTACTGGGCCTATATCCCGCATTTCATCCACTCGCCTTTCTATGTCTACGCCTATGCCTTCGGCGACTGCCTGGTCAACTCGCTCTACGCGGTCTACCAGGACGCGGCCGACGGCTTCGCCGAGCGGTACCTGAAGATGCTGTCCGCCGGCGGCACGCTGCGCCACCAGGAACTGCTGGCCCCGTTCGGCCTCAACGCGTCCGATCCCGCCTTCTGGGACAAGGGCCTGGGCGTGATCCGCGGCTTCATCGACGAGCTGGAGCGGCAGGACCGCTGA